One stretch of Thalassovita sp. DNA includes these proteins:
- a CDS encoding ABC transporter ATP-binding protein, producing the protein MSTETPMEPQLPISNLRSLQRLWQIAGPRRRDLVAAVLFRCLQSSFLGLSYLAAIRLLLGLLDGRDITAQWILQIGAMCLVSVAGQVFCSFLSVRRAWDASFKVGAELRLRLLAHLQSLPMGFHLSRHSGDSATALSSDVAMVESFLSDALAKIVQAIFLPLMLLSFVTFQSPQMAMALPISIVFAVPLIAFIARRFAKIGLKRQDEMARAGAVMIEYMQGIHVIRAFNQIAAGREMFRAALEDFRDLSIRMVMLLAFPMVLYAALVMMGVPIAAVAAGLWHQAIEPASLILTFMLIFAIYAPLVGLAAVLERIRIADASLARLDRILSAQPLPVGSKTTRAAELDLQFSDVSFGYRPEAPVLKNITFSTPPRSMTAIVGPSGSGKSTIINLLARFWDVDAGQICIGGIDIREIEPTHLSSLISVVFQQDHLFSGTVRSNIAIAKPDATQDEIEAAAEKARAHDFIAALPDGYDTQMGEGGARFSGGERQRIAIARAILKDAPIVLLDEATSALDSTNERAIQEALQALVADKTLIVVAHKLSTIEAADQILVLQDGTIHQSGDHASLLQGEGLYARMYARKSQAETWCLTQPRQTEDAL; encoded by the coding sequence ATGTCCACTGAAACCCCAATGGAACCGCAACTCCCGATTTCTAACCTCAGAAGCCTTCAACGCCTGTGGCAGATCGCCGGGCCGCGGCGGCGGGATCTTGTGGCAGCGGTATTGTTCCGTTGCCTTCAGTCCAGTTTTCTAGGGCTTTCCTATCTTGCGGCGATCCGGCTGCTGCTTGGTCTCTTGGACGGGCGGGACATCACCGCACAATGGATATTACAGATCGGCGCAATGTGCCTTGTATCCGTGGCAGGGCAGGTTTTCTGCAGTTTCCTTTCGGTGCGGCGTGCTTGGGATGCCTCCTTCAAGGTGGGCGCTGAACTGCGCCTGCGCTTGCTGGCACACCTGCAAAGCCTGCCCATGGGGTTCCACCTGTCGCGCCATAGCGGCGATAGCGCCACAGCGCTGAGTTCCGATGTCGCGATGGTCGAAAGCTTCCTGTCAGATGCCCTGGCAAAAATCGTGCAGGCGATTTTTCTGCCCCTGATGCTGTTAAGCTTTGTGACGTTTCAATCCCCGCAAATGGCGATGGCACTGCCCATCAGCATCGTATTTGCCGTGCCGCTGATTGCGTTCATCGCCCGGCGGTTTGCAAAGATCGGGTTGAAACGACAGGACGAAATGGCGCGCGCCGGGGCGGTCATGATTGAATATATGCAGGGCATTCATGTGATCCGCGCCTTCAATCAAATCGCTGCCGGTCGGGAAATGTTCCGCGCAGCGCTGGAGGATTTCCGTGATCTGTCGATCCGGATGGTGATGTTGTTGGCCTTCCCAATGGTGCTTTACGCCGCATTGGTCATGATGGGTGTGCCCATCGCTGCCGTTGCCGCAGGGCTATGGCATCAGGCGATTGAGCCTGCCAGTCTGATCTTAACATTCATGCTGATTTTTGCGATTTACGCGCCTTTGGTCGGCTTGGCCGCCGTTCTGGAACGCATCCGCATTGCCGATGCATCGCTGGCGCGTCTGGATCGTATCCTGTCAGCGCAGCCCTTGCCGGTCGGGTCAAAAACCACGCGCGCGGCGGAATTGGATTTGCAGTTTTCCGACGTTAGTTTTGGCTACCGACCTGAGGCGCCTGTTCTGAAAAACATAACGTTTTCAACACCACCACGGTCCATGACCGCCATCGTCGGGCCGTCTGGCTCCGGAAAGTCAACCATCATCAATCTGCTCGCCCGGTTCTGGGATGTGGACGCCGGCCAAATCTGCATTGGGGGCATCGATATTCGCGAGATTGAGCCGACCCATCTCAGCAGCCTGATCAGCGTTGTCTTTCAACAGGACCACCTGTTCAGCGGCACGGTCCGCAGCAATATCGCCATCGCAAAACCCGATGCCACTCAAGACGAGATTGAAGCCGCCGCCGAAAAGGCGCGCGCCCATGACTTCATCGCCGCCCTGCCCGATGGCTATGACACGCAAATGGGCGAAGGCGGTGCGCGGTTTTCGGGCGGTGAACGCCAGCGCATCGCCATTGCCCGCGCCATCCTGAAAGACGCCCCCATCGTGCTGCTGGATGAGGCCACTTCTGCATTGGACTCCACCAACGAACGTGCCATTCAAGAAGCATTGCAAGCCCTGGTCGCAGACAAAACCCTGATTGTGGTGGCTCATAAGCTCTCCACCATTGAGGCCGCAGACCAGATCCTTGTCCTGCAGGATGGAACCATTCATCAATCCGGCGACCATGCGTCGCTCCTTCA
- a CDS encoding ABC transporter ATP-binding protein encodes MSVDYLSSLKMIQGSFAGQTRALVLAIALATASVLLELFPIWSVFVLINALMNGEATQTQFFGYAGLMAAAILAGFLCFGAATRLSHQVAFNLIYDLRLRLSRHMARLPLGYFARMRSGQAKQTIVTEPEKLELLIAHAIPEGSSALMSWLLVTGWLFYVDWRMALATMLFTPVSFFCMGLALKKSFSHTAALQDSDQKMNGAIVEYLASLPAIKIFSSQNGHAAEAASTFKRHGELSAAMGRAFVPMGGTFYALILSNISMIVVVGGWLLYLGQITPESFLFFVVLGANYSTPLMRLFDLFHHFAHISLAANNAQNVLSAAAQPDDGAQVALPHYDIAVKDVSFAYEGKALALKTVNFEAKAGQVTALVGPSGAGKSTMAQLLVRHHDITEGSITIGGVDVRDMALSQLMSNVAFVFQKPFLFTASVADNIRYGNPNASADEIRLAARAACAEGFVDALPQGFETVIGQGQQLLSGGEAQRIALARAILKDAPIVVLDEATAFTDPDSEYEIQQAIGALTADKTVIVIAHRLHTVAGADQILVFENGQIAERGTHATLLEQGGLYGQLWQDYMAARTTDLRSQEVNNVH; translated from the coding sequence GTGTCCGTTGATTATCTCTCAAGTCTAAAAATGATCCAGGGCTCTTTCGCTGGTCAGACCCGGGCGCTGGTACTGGCCATTGCCTTGGCCACCGCTTCGGTCCTGTTGGAGCTGTTTCCGATCTGGTCGGTCTTTGTATTGATCAACGCACTTATGAACGGTGAGGCGACGCAAACTCAGTTCTTTGGCTATGCCGGATTGATGGCCGCTGCGATCCTGGCGGGTTTCCTTTGCTTTGGCGCGGCAACGCGACTTTCGCATCAGGTTGCCTTCAACCTGATCTATGACTTGCGCCTGCGCCTGTCGCGTCACATGGCGCGCTTGCCCTTGGGCTATTTCGCCCGGATGCGATCGGGGCAGGCAAAACAGACAATTGTGACCGAACCGGAAAAGCTGGAGTTGCTGATCGCTCATGCCATCCCGGAAGGCAGCAGCGCATTGATGAGCTGGCTTCTGGTCACCGGGTGGCTGTTTTACGTCGATTGGCGCATGGCATTGGCAACGATGTTGTTTACGCCTGTGTCCTTTTTCTGCATGGGGCTTGCCCTCAAAAAGTCTTTCTCACACACGGCGGCCCTGCAGGATTCCGATCAGAAGATGAACGGGGCTATTGTGGAATACCTCGCCAGCCTGCCTGCTATTAAGATTTTTTCCAGCCAGAACGGACATGCAGCCGAAGCCGCGTCGACGTTCAAACGTCACGGTGAACTGTCCGCAGCCATGGGCCGGGCCTTTGTGCCAATGGGCGGCACATTTTATGCGCTGATCCTGTCCAATATTTCCATGATCGTCGTCGTTGGCGGATGGCTGCTTTACCTCGGCCAAATCACACCGGAATCCTTTCTGTTTTTCGTGGTGCTGGGGGCAAATTACAGCACGCCACTGATGCGTCTTTTCGATCTGTTTCATCACTTTGCGCATATATCGCTGGCCGCAAACAATGCGCAAAATGTCCTGTCTGCTGCGGCGCAGCCGGACGACGGTGCCCAAGTGGCCCTGCCCCATTACGATATTGCGGTTAAGGACGTCTCATTTGCTTATGAGGGGAAGGCGCTGGCGCTCAAAACGGTGAATTTTGAAGCCAAAGCCGGTCAGGTCACGGCCTTGGTCGGCCCTTCAGGTGCCGGCAAAAGCACCATGGCGCAACTGTTGGTGCGCCACCACGATATCACCGAAGGCAGCATTACCATTGGCGGCGTGGACGTCCGCGATATGGCGCTGTCACAGCTGATGTCAAACGTGGCCTTTGTCTTCCAAAAGCCGTTTCTCTTTACCGCCTCAGTGGCGGATAACATCCGATACGGCAATCCGAATGCCAGCGCGGATGAGATCCGCCTTGCCGCCCGAGCCGCCTGTGCTGAGGGCTTTGTCGACGCTTTACCACAGGGCTTTGAAACGGTTATTGGCCAGGGCCAGCAGCTGCTTTCGGGCGGTGAAGCCCAGCGTATCGCCCTTGCCCGCGCAATCCTGAAGGACGCGCCGATTGTGGTGCTGGATGAGGCCACCGCCTTTACCGATCCCGACAGTGAATATGAAATCCAACAAGCTATTGGGGCCCTGACCGCGGATAAAACCGTGATCGTGATTGCCCACCGACTGCACACCGTCGCTGGGGCGGATCAGATTCTGGTCTTTGAAAATGGGCAAATTGCCGAGCGCGGCACCCATGCAACGCTTTTGGAACAAGGCGGACTATATGGGCAACTTTGGCAGGACTATATGGCGGCGCGGACCACCGATCTGCGGTCGCAGGAGGTGAACAATGTCCACTGA